DNA sequence from the Acipenser ruthenus chromosome 20, fAciRut3.2 maternal haplotype, whole genome shotgun sequence genome:
TGGCGACTCACCTCTTTTGCTTCGTCCAATCTGCCCAAGTTTCGGGGGTCTTTTGTTTTGTCCTGATGCAAAGAAGTTGTTGGTATCTTGGTGACGACAGGTGAAGGAGAGCTGTCCAACCTCGCCGTCAT
Encoded proteins:
- the LOC117425540 gene encoding calcium/calmodulin-dependent protein kinase II inhibitor 1-like, producing the protein MSQVLPYNEEKMTRYGDDGEVGQLSFTCRHQDTNNFFASGQNKRPPKLGQIGRSKRVVIEDDRIDDVLKNMTEKAPPGV